One genomic window of Campylobacter curvus includes the following:
- a CDS encoding response regulator transcription factor gives MKILLLEDDLQFCESVCEYLQTLGYDVECASDGQMACDLIAKNFYHLFILDIKVPHLSGHEVIKYIKSLNLDTPIMIMTSLVDIDDMAIGYELGCNEYLKKPFELAELKFRVGELMRKYYSVDDKNIVKLNGDFDFNANKKTLHHNGVLIELSAKEIELVQCLVAHLNTYVSMEDIREQVWGDKEIDGADIRMHVLKIRQKTSNDFITSKRRVGYRIDAKKL, from the coding sequence TTGAAAATTTTACTTTTAGAGGATGATTTACAATTTTGCGAAAGTGTCTGCGAGTATTTGCAGACACTAGGCTACGATGTCGAATGCGCCAGCGACGGACAGATGGCCTGTGATCTGATAGCTAAGAATTTTTACCATCTCTTCATACTAGATATCAAGGTGCCGCATCTTAGCGGACACGAGGTCATAAAATACATAAAAAGCCTAAATTTAGACACTCCTATAATGATAATGACCTCGCTTGTAGATATAGACGATATGGCGATAGGCTACGAGCTAGGATGCAACGAATACCTCAAGAAGCCTTTCGAGCTTGCCGAGCTGAAATTTCGCGTGGGCGAGCTTATGAGGAAGTATTATAGCGTGGATGATAAAAACATCGTCAAACTAAACGGCGACTTCGACTTCAACGCGAATAAAAAGACCTTGCATCATAATGGCGTATTGATCGAGCTAAGCGCCAAAGAGATCGAGCTCGTGCAGTGCTTGGTCGCTCATTTGAATACCTACGTGAGCATGGAGGATATCAGAGAGCAAGTCTGGGGCGATAAAGAGATAGACGGCGCCGATATCCGCATGCACGTGCTAAAGATCCGCCAAAAGACTTCAAACGACTTTATCACCTCAAAAAGACGAGTCGGTTACCGCATAGATGCAAAAAAGCTTTAA
- the nrfD gene encoding NrfD/PsrC family molybdoenzyme membrane anchor subunit, whose translation MNNMWGSMTQYTEIYWPWPIALYLFLAGLSAGAMMVAIKYRWKFINLAQISAGSRFDACFKAAAILAPLAIITGLSLLVLDLGKPLSFYWILLKYNFTSVMSIGVALLLVYTPLACVYLLVAFAPQVKRLNFVLPGKISDLLIGSGLVKFIEILLFVLAIGVGVYTGFLLSAVHKVPLWDTWVLPVLFLVSGFSSGIAASVLCGMAFFKEDVDRHVVSSLLKFDLFAIVCEIALLGVLFAMMFNGGEVSMKAAKEALSANYLAFIFWIGVLGVGLILPILIDFTALKGHAFKPAVIVFNTFIVICGVILLRYYIVYAGQIFTGA comes from the coding sequence ATGAATAACATGTGGGGAAGCATGACTCAATACACTGAAATTTACTGGCCGTGGCCGATAGCCTTGTATCTATTTTTGGCGGGGCTTTCTGCGGGTGCGATGATGGTGGCGATAAAATATAGATGGAAATTTATAAATTTAGCTCAAATTTCAGCCGGCTCTCGCTTTGACGCTTGCTTTAAGGCTGCAGCCATCCTCGCGCCGCTAGCGATCATAACGGGACTATCGCTTTTGGTGCTTGATCTTGGTAAGCCGCTTAGCTTTTACTGGATACTTTTAAAGTATAATTTCACCTCCGTGATGTCTATCGGCGTCGCGTTGCTTTTAGTCTATACGCCGCTTGCTTGCGTGTATTTGCTGGTAGCTTTCGCACCGCAGGTAAAGAGGCTAAATTTCGTCTTGCCGGGTAAAATTTCAGATCTGCTGATCGGCTCTGGCCTGGTAAAATTCATAGAAATTTTGCTTTTTGTCCTGGCTATCGGAGTTGGCGTATATACGGGCTTTTTGCTAAGTGCCGTGCATAAAGTGCCGCTTTGGGATACTTGGGTGCTACCTGTGCTGTTTTTGGTATCCGGTTTTAGCTCTGGTATCGCAGCCAGTGTGCTTTGCGGTATGGCCTTTTTTAAAGAGGACGTAGATAGGCACGTGGTTTCAAGCTTGCTTAAATTCGATCTTTTTGCGATAGTTTGCGAGATCGCGCTTCTTGGCGTGCTATTTGCTATGATGTTTAACGGCGGCGAAGTCAGCATGAAGGCGGCAAAAGAGGCGCTTAGTGCAAACTACCTGGCATTTATCTTTTGGATAGGCGTGCTTGGCGTGGGACTGATTTTACCGATATTAATCGACTTCACTGCGTTAAAAGGACACGCTTTTAAGCCTGCCGTGATAGTTTTTAACACGTTTATTGTAATTTGCGGCGTAATTTTGCTAAGATACTACATAGTTTATGCAGGGCAAATTTTTACGGGGGCTTAA
- a CDS encoding HIT family protein, which produces MIYEDEFIKVEQEASELPWVKIFTQKPFKELSDCDEQTRAHLFEAIMMTERAMLKFYKPTKINIASFGNYVPHVHIHVIARFKDDKFFPQSVWGEVQRESSLNLPQFERFAKILATELKDEFC; this is translated from the coding sequence ATGATCTATGAAGACGAATTTATAAAAGTAGAGCAAGAGGCGAGTGAACTGCCTTGGGTCAAAATTTTCACCCAAAAGCCGTTTAAGGAGCTTAGCGACTGCGACGAGCAAACACGCGCGCATCTGTTTGAAGCGATAATGATGACCGAAAGGGCGATGCTGAAATTTTATAAACCCACAAAGATCAATATCGCAAGCTTTGGCAACTACGTCCCGCACGTGCATATCCATGTCATCGCGCGTTTTAAAGACGATAAATTTTTCCCACAAAGCGTCTGGGGTGAGGTGCAACGCGAAAGCTCGCTAAATTTACCGCAGTTTGAGCGGTTTGCAAAAATTTTAGCCACCGAGCTAAAGGATGAATTTTGCTGA
- a CDS encoding AI-2E family transporter, which produces MSNSRIFFGIFIFVALSLVIYLFKPFLLDLFIAALLAVATSNINVLFLKLTKERKTLSAALTTAVLFTLFIAPFLYAVIELTRYASTFNMNNITGTIDYIKNYNFALPSSIEFLEPKFKEFIAQVDIKAITANILTNLANLGKLSAKFIADVAFILVFFFFAILYGNELVIYMKKALPMKESESGFILSEMANVMSVVLYSIIINAILQGLLFAFITIIYDYNGFLTGILFAFMSLIPVVGGVLAWAPISLYELANGNATGAIVIALYTIIVISVIADTFLKPLVIKFINDKLVKIPTKINELLIFFAMIAGITTFGFWGLILGPAIVTFFLSTIKLYVLLKERSVV; this is translated from the coding sequence GTGAGTAACAGCAGAATTTTCTTTGGTATCTTTATATTTGTGGCGCTCTCGCTCGTGATTTATCTGTTTAAGCCGTTTTTACTAGATCTCTTCATCGCTGCACTTTTAGCCGTAGCCACTTCAAACATAAATGTGCTGTTTTTAAAGCTCACAAAAGAGCGCAAAACGCTTTCGGCCGCACTCACGACGGCAGTTTTGTTCACACTTTTCATCGCGCCTTTTTTATACGCAGTGATCGAGCTTACCAGATACGCTTCGACCTTTAATATGAACAACATAACGGGCACGATAGATTACATCAAAAACTACAACTTCGCGCTGCCTTCATCGATCGAGTTTTTAGAGCCGAAATTTAAAGAATTCATCGCTCAGGTCGACATCAAAGCAATCACAGCCAACATTTTGACAAACCTTGCAAATTTAGGCAAACTAAGTGCGAAATTTATCGCCGATGTCGCTTTCATCCTCGTATTTTTCTTTTTTGCGATCCTTTATGGCAACGAGCTTGTCATTTATATGAAAAAGGCGCTTCCGATGAAAGAGAGCGAGAGCGGCTTTATACTAAGCGAGATGGCTAACGTGATGAGCGTGGTGCTTTACTCTATCATCATAAACGCGATCTTGCAAGGGCTTTTGTTTGCCTTCATCACGATCATCTACGACTATAATGGCTTTTTGACGGGTATCTTGTTTGCCTTCATGTCGCTCATCCCGGTAGTGGGCGGGGTCTTAGCCTGGGCGCCTATCAGCCTTTACGAGCTCGCAAACGGCAATGCTACAGGTGCTATCGTCATCGCGCTTTATACGATCATCGTGATCTCGGTCATCGCCGATACGTTTTTAAAGCCGCTGGTGATCAAATTTATAAACGACAAACTAGTAAAGATCCCGACTAAGATCAACGAGCTTTTGATATTTTTCGCGATGATAGCAGGCATCACCACATTTGGCTTTTGGGGGCTCATACTTGGACCTGCGATCGTTACGTTTTTCCTCTCGACCATCAAGCTTTACGTGCTTTTAAAAGAGCGCTCGGTCGTTTGA
- a CDS encoding cache domain-containing protein: protein MLNFRKNKVAYIVVFIVFLVFGLLYDLYCSYEQEQQQSNMKSFFDYHIKQLNKNIEDAKLSSMAIAVLLGQNDSIQKCLLNLDRGECIKNVNNIVNTLSAVSMYNNIKIHLHTKDLKSYVRSWDTNQFGDTLTSFRYLINQAIKKQKPVAGIEAGVAGVYMRAVSSVAYEGENIGSVEVLLNYEHLGNFFKEQGIDLFVLLDKNQAISHKPGPNDDLLKDYYIENLNSANLNILEILRGIDFEKTDFYAYKTHYFSMVPLIDASSKRIGYYVLHINTDTKERNISQNYLHAEELF from the coding sequence TTGCTGAATTTTAGGAAAAACAAGGTCGCTTATATAGTCGTTTTCATCGTATTTTTGGTATTTGGACTGCTTTATGATCTCTACTGCTCTTATGAGCAAGAGCAGCAGCAAAGCAATATGAAGAGCTTTTTTGACTATCACATAAAGCAGCTAAACAAAAATATCGAGGACGCAAAGCTCTCGTCTATGGCGATAGCAGTGCTGCTAGGACAAAACGACAGCATACAAAAATGCCTGCTGAATTTAGACAGGGGCGAATGTATAAAAAACGTGAATAACATCGTAAATACGCTAAGCGCGGTCTCGATGTATAACAATATAAAAATTCATCTGCATACAAAAGATCTTAAAAGCTACGTAAGAAGCTGGGATACAAATCAGTTTGGCGACACGCTGACGTCGTTTCGCTATCTGATAAACCAAGCCATAAAAAAGCAAAAACCAGTCGCCGGCATAGAGGCTGGAGTGGCGGGCGTTTATATGCGTGCAGTCTCAAGCGTAGCATACGAGGGCGAAAACATCGGCAGTGTCGAGGTTTTACTAAACTACGAGCATTTGGGGAATTTTTTCAAAGAGCAAGGCATCGACCTTTTCGTGTTGCTTGACAAAAACCAAGCCATCTCGCACAAGCCGGGGCCAAATGACGATCTTTTAAAAGACTATTACATAGAAAATTTAAACAGCGCGAATTTAAATATCCTCGAAATTTTGCGCGGCATAGACTTTGAAAAGACTGATTTTTACGCGTATAAGACGCACTATTTTAGCATGGTGCCTCTCATCGACGCTAGCTCAAAGAGGATAGGATACTACGTGCTTCACATAAACACGGACACCAAAGAGCGCAACATATCGCAAAACTATCTGCACGCCGAGGAGCTGTTTTAA
- a CDS encoding sensor histidine kinase yields the protein MQKSFKVPILATFIIMALFVFQSFVILNLSQKDETSKNLFGLIKHEKRIRTLFLGNESMPSSLIYKYAIYDQNFTPIVSNLTMKPKDFKFIVLEQDGFLFYKSFFVKDKQPYYIVIAQEQSHKKMLFLTALMLTLILTAVSFILYVSYLGSVKPYKDVQKYMNNFFNDAMHELKTPLGVAGINLEMLGLENKYTNRIKNALKQMQITYEDVEYFIKRGYIKFPKERLDLGMYALERVRFLRSVAGAKHIKLITDIKDGVFVLISKLAAQRIIDNTITNAIKYSPQDTQIFINLAQNGDTAVLSVQDFGEGIKDTKRIWKRYEREDEVQGGFGLGLNIVSEICKKNDIAYDVKSVPGEGSTFFYTFKILKDVS from the coding sequence ATGCAAAAAAGCTTTAAAGTCCCGATATTAGCGACATTTATCATAATGGCGCTATTTGTCTTTCAAAGCTTCGTCATCTTAAATTTAAGCCAAAAAGATGAGACCTCTAAAAATCTTTTTGGCCTCATAAAACACGAAAAGCGCATAAGGACGCTGTTTCTAGGCAACGAGAGCATGCCAAGCTCGCTTATCTACAAATACGCGATTTATGATCAAAATTTCACCCCTATCGTTTCAAACCTGACGATGAAACCTAAAGATTTTAAATTTATAGTGCTGGAGCAAGACGGATTTTTGTTTTACAAGAGCTTTTTTGTCAAAGACAAACAGCCTTACTACATCGTGATCGCCCAGGAGCAAAGCCATAAAAAGATGCTGTTTTTGACCGCACTCATGCTGACTTTGATACTAACGGCGGTGTCATTTATACTTTATGTCTCCTACCTTGGTAGCGTCAAGCCCTACAAGGACGTGCAAAAATATATGAACAACTTCTTTAACGACGCCATGCACGAACTAAAAACGCCTCTTGGCGTGGCCGGGATAAATTTGGAGATGCTGGGGCTTGAGAACAAATATACAAACCGCATCAAAAATGCGCTTAAGCAGATGCAAATAACCTACGAAGACGTGGAATACTTCATAAAGCGCGGATATATAAAATTCCCAAAAGAGAGGCTGGATCTTGGTATGTATGCGCTTGAGCGAGTCAGGTTTTTAAGAAGTGTCGCCGGGGCTAAACATATAAAACTCATCACCGACATAAAAGACGGCGTATTCGTGCTCATAAGCAAGCTCGCCGCCCAGCGCATCATCGACAACACCATAACCAACGCCATAAAATATAGCCCGCAAGATACGCAAATTTTCATAAATTTAGCTCAAAATGGCGATACGGCCGTGCTTAGCGTGCAGGACTTCGGCGAGGGCATAAAAGACACCAAACGTATCTGGAAACGATACGAGCGCGAAGATGAGGTGCAAGGCGGCTTTGGACTGGGGCTCAACATCGTCTCTGAAATCTGCAAAAAAAATGACATCGCCTATGATGTAAAGAGCGTGCCCGGCGAGGGCAGCACATTTTTTTATACGTTTAAAATTTTAAAAGATGTTTCTTGA